The following proteins are co-located in the Vigna angularis cultivar LongXiaoDou No.4 chromosome 2, ASM1680809v1, whole genome shotgun sequence genome:
- the LOC108329638 gene encoding digalactosyldiacylglycerol synthase 2, chloroplastic, with product MDKKEHIAIFTTASLPWLTGTAVNPLFRAVYLWKSEERDVTLVIPWLTLKDQGLVYPNNITFASPKEHEEYICQWLEERVGFSPGFSIRFYPGKFSIDKRSILAVGDISEIIPDEVADIAVLEEPEHLTWFHHGKRWKTKFRLVIGIIHTNYLEYVRRENNGTLQAFLLKHLNNWVVGIYCHKVIRLSAATQEYTESIICNVHGVNPRFLEIGEKKREQQQEGVKAFTKGAYFIGKMIWSKGYRELLRILQDHQQELSELEIDLFGSGEDSEEVQKAAEKLQMAVRIYPGCDHADPLFHDYKLFLNPSTTDVVCTTTAEALAMGKIVVCANHPSNEFFKRFSNCWTYDNSDEFVKLTLKALAEEPAQPTNAERRELSWEAATNRFLKAVGMDKQLDKRLSRNSSVFMAASLNLQQTVDEASAYVHHVASGFEVSRRFFGAIPHTLQPDEELRKELGLTNATTK from the exons ATGGATAAGAAAGAGCATATTGCAATTTTTACTACTGCTAGCCTTCCGTGGTTGACAGGAACAGCTGTGAACCCACTGTTTCGCGCTGTATATCTTTGGAAAAGTGAGGAAAGAGATGTTACCTTGGTGATCCCTTGGTTAACTTTGAAAGATCAAGGACTAGTATATCCCAACAATATCACATTTGCTTCACCCAAAGAACATGAGGAGTATATCTGTCAATGGCTGGAGGAAAGAGTTGGATTTAGTCCTGGTTTCAGCATACGGTTTTATCCAGGAAAG TTTTCAATAGATAAAAGGAGCATTCTTGCTGTTGGAGATATTTCAGAAATTATCCCTGATGAAGTGGCAGATATTGCTGTGCTAGAGGAGCCTGAACACTTAACATGGTTTCACCATGGGAAAAGATGGAAGACTAAATTCAGGCTAGTGATAGGGATAATTCACACAAATTATTTGGAATACGTGAGGAGAGAGAATAATGGAACCTTGCAAGCCTTTTTGCTGAAACATTTAAACAATTGGGTTGTTGGTATATATTGTCACAAG GTTATTAGATTATCTGCTGCCACTCAGGAATACACCGAGTCCATCATCTGTAATGTTCATGGTGTTAATCCGAGATTTCTTGAGATTGGTGAAAAAAAGAGGGAGCAACAACAGGAGGGGGTCAAGGCCTTTACCAAAGGTGCTTACTTTATTGGGAAGATGATATGGAGCAAAGGATATAGAGAATTGCTCCGCATTCTTCAAGATCATCAGCAAGAGTTATCTGAACTTGAGATTGATTTATTTGGCAGTGGAGAGGACTCAGAAGAAGTTCAGAAAGCTGCAGAAAAGTTGCAAATGGCAGTTAGAATTTACCCAGGTTGTGATCATGCAGATCCTCTCTTTCATGA ttacaaattgtttcttaaTCCAAGCACAACAGATGTGGTTTGCACAACAACAGCAGAGGCTTTAGCCATGGGCAAAATTGTTGTGTGCGCCAATCATCCCTCTAACGAGTTTTTCAAGCGTTTTTCAAATTGTTGGACATACGATAACAGTGATGAATTTGTTAAACTTACACTCAAGGCACTGGCTGAAGAGCCTGCACAGCCTACTAATGCCGAGAGACGTGAACTGTCTTGGGAGGCTGCGACAAATCGGTTTCTTAAGGCTGTTGGCATGGACAAACAATTAGATAAAAGGTTGTCAAGAAATTCTTCAGTCTTTATGGCTGCCTCATTAAATTTGCAGCAGACAGTCGATGAGGCATCAGCATATGTGCATCATGTAGCTTCTGGGTTTGAGGTATCAAGAAGATTCTTTGGTGCTATTCCACATACCTTGCAGCCAGATGAAGAGCTACGCAAGGAACTTGGGTTGACTAATGCTAccacaaaataa
- the LOC108328574 gene encoding NAD(P)H-quinone oxidoreductase subunit S, chloroplastic — protein MATFATLHGLNNPFPRSQFLGQEHPFPLKPPPSTVHPKAPPTHEVLKPQAKFNILEMMGGRGLCNGEKGIQQELKRQPIVVDQPPPSASSTKEQEDGIGDEGSDELPADGFEKEMMGLTGGFPGGEKGLKKFIEKNSPPKPDNVFTISF, from the coding sequence ATGGCTACTTTTGCTACTCTTCATGGCTTGAACAACCCTTTTCCTCGATCTCAATTCCTAGGCCAAGAACACCCTTTCCCTCTCAAACCACCACCTTCCACAGTGCATCCAAAAGCTCCACCAACTCATGAGGTGCTAAAGCCACAAGCCAAGTTCAACATATTGGAAATGATGGGAGGGAGAGGACTGTGCAATGGAGAAAAGGGTATTCAGCAAGAGCTGAAAAGACAGCCTATTGTTGTTGATCAGCCTCCACCCTCAGCATCAAGTACAAAAGAACAAGAAGATGGAATCGGTGATGAAGGAAGTGATGAGCTTCCAGCAGATGGCTTTGAGAAAGAAATGATGGGACTTACTGGGGGGTTCCCTGGTGGTGAGAAAGGCTTGAAAAAGTTCATTGAGAAAAACTCTCCTCCAAAACCAGATAATGTTTTCACCATCTCATTCTGA
- the LOC108328135 gene encoding uncharacterized protein LOC108328135 produces the protein MLIGHADHISESRSFKDQIADSGSELVDEEEEDYLEQILYSASFEELASNSVKYDIVIWLAISLLLVLAWGIGLFMLLYLPMRRYVLQKDLSSRRLYVTHTEVVYKVSRPSFIPFWGTVTIERRVPLYLVIDIIIEQGCLQSIYGIHTFRLESIAHGKAATVDELQVQGVYDPSLLRKMIITEASKITQDASTSAMHAAPITDVENITRMPAATEGSVDLRSPSKSLKTAGSSHASLERRVAGGLLLTKLEEVNKSVKRLELLIEKSHASPSIR, from the exons ATGTTGATTGGTCACGCAGATCACATATCGGAGTCTAGGTCATTTAAGGATCAGATAGCTGACTCTGGGTCTGAATtagttgatgaagaagaagaagattatTTGGAACAGATACTGTACTCAGCATCCTTTGAAGAGCTTGCAAGCAATAGCGTTAAATACGACATAGTCATATGGCTTGCTATATCATTGCTACTGGTGTTGGCTTGGGGAATTGGCCTTTTTATGTTGCTTTACCTGCCCATGAGGAGATATGTGCTTCAAAAGGATTTGTCTTCTCGCAGGTTATATGTTACACATACTGAAGTGGTTTATAAG GTATCAAGGCCTTCATTTATACCATTTTGGGGGACTGTAACAATTGAGAGGCGTGTACCTCTTTATCTGGTGattgatattattattgaaCAAG GTTGCCTGCAGTCTATATATGGTATTCATACTTTTCGACTTGAAAGTATAGCACATGGAAAAGCTGCTACTGTAGATGAGCTACAAGTTCAGGGAGTTTATGACCCGTCTCTTTTGAGAAAG ATGATCATAACAGAGGCTTCAAAGATCACACAAGATGCAAGTACAAGTGCGATGCATGCTGCTCCAATCACAGATGTGGAAAACATCACTCGTATGCCAGCAGCTACTGAAGGATCTGTTGATTTGAGATCACCATCAAAAAGTCTGAAG ACAGCAGGCTCATCGCATGCTTCACTGGAGCGCAGAGTAGCTGGAGGGTTGCTGCTTACTAAACTTGAAGAAGTCAATAAATCAGTAAAG AGACTTGAGCTGCTTATTGAGAAGTCGCATGCTTCTCCCTCCATCAGATGA